The DNA segment ACATATCCTGTTGTTATGGTTAGAAGCATATTGATGAGTGTTCCTACTACTGTAATAAAAATGGTGACACCATAGGAAGACCATAACCCTTCCATTCTGAAAATGTATTTGTATGCCGTTAAATCCACTTCTGTAGGTAAGATATGATAATCTGTTGCTAGGTACCCCTCATAAGAACTGATGGAGGATACTAAGACTTCCCAGAAGGGATATAGTGTAGCTAATGCCAGTATGGTTAATACAATGACGTTAATGGTATTAAAGATTCTATTGCCAATGCTACGTTCTTTCATCTTTTTTCCTCCCCTCTAATAAATCCCTGGTTGTTCCATCATACGGGCTATTTTGTTAGCTGATATTAAAAGTACAAAGTTAATGACAGACTTAAAGAGACCTATGGCTGTTGCCAAGCTGAACTTACCTTCTGATAAACCAAGTCGATAGACATAGGTATCAAGGATATCCGATACTCTATATACAGCTGGGTTGTATAGGACATAGATTTGTTCAAATCCTGCTTGCATTAAATTACCTATACGTAAGATTAACAAGACTACAATGGTACCTTTAATGCATGGTAAGGTTATATGCCATATTCTTTGCCATCTATTAGCACCATCGATAACAGCTGCTTCATAGAGCTGGGTATCAACACCAGACAACGCTGCCATATAGATAACTGTATTCCAACCAAACCATTTATAGATGGCTGTCCATACGAGAGTCCATCTGAAGTATTCTGGGTCTGTTAAGAAACCGATAGGTTCACCACCCAGTGCCACGATGATCATATTGACTATACCTGTTTCTGCTGAGAGAATGGTAACTAACATACCACCAAAGATGACCCAGGAAATAAAATGAGGTAAATAGACAACTGTCTGAATAACTTTTTTAAATTTCATCTTGGATAGTTCATTAAGAAGTAATGCAACAATGATGGGTGCAGGGAAACCACAAACTAACCTCATTAAACTGATGATGATAGTATTCTTAAATACTTGAAAGAACTTATTTAATGAAAATAGATACTCAAAGTGTTTGAATCCTGCCCATGGACTACCGATGATACCCTTCATAATATTGAAGTCTTTGAATGCAATGGTAGCACCGTACATAGGTATGTAATGAAAAATAATATAATAGATGATACCTGGTACTAATAGTAGATATAAATAGCGATGAAACCATATGTAGGCTAATAATGATCGATTGCTTTTGGTCTTAGATGATTTTTTCTTTACCGTTGTTAAGCCATTCATACTTATCCCCTTTCTTTAACTCCAAATGACGATTACCACTTTATACGGTCGAGTATATAAGGAATTCTATTACGCTGGCTGGAAAGACGTCCATGTCTTAGACAGCCAGGTTCGCCATCCGTGGCTCACTGCTCCATAGAACACCTTACATACTCTCTGTATCGATTAGGCAAATTTTTGAATTGAAGTTACTGTAAATGTCAGAACGATGATTGCATGTGATGGTATTATTATAGATTTCATGACAGTTAGCTCTCAAGATTCTATTTATCTAATGGGGATTATATTGGCTTTTTTGATGGTATCATTTCTTATTATGCGTATAAAATCGTATCAAAAAGGGATTCTCTACGTGGTGTAGATGAATCCCTTTTTCTATTCTTTCATTTTTTTTCTATATTCTGTTGGG comes from the Vallitalea okinawensis genome and includes:
- a CDS encoding ABC transporter permease; this translates as MNGLTTVKKKSSKTKSNRSLLAYIWFHRYLYLLLVPGIIYYIIFHYIPMYGATIAFKDFNIMKGIIGSPWAGFKHFEYLFSLNKFFQVFKNTIIISLMRLVCGFPAPIIVALLLNELSKMKFKKVIQTVVYLPHFISWVIFGGMLVTILSAETGIVNMIIVALGGEPIGFLTDPEYFRWTLVWTAIYKWFGWNTVIYMAALSGVDTQLYEAAVIDGANRWQRIWHITLPCIKGTIVVLLILRIGNLMQAGFEQIYVLYNPAVYRVSDILDTYVYRLGLSEGKFSLATAIGLFKSVINFVLLISANKIARMMEQPGIY